Proteins found in one Zea mays cultivar B73 chromosome 1, Zm-B73-REFERENCE-NAM-5.0, whole genome shotgun sequence genomic segment:
- the LOC103641586 gene encoding 60S ribosomal protein L12 — protein MSPKLDPSQVVEVFVRVTGGEVSAASSLAPKIGPLCLSSRKIGEDIAKETAKDWKGLRVTVKLTMQNRQAKVSVVPSAAALVIKAPKEPERDRKKVKNIKHNGSISLDDVIEITKTMRHRSMAKELAGTVKEILGTYVSVGCTVDGKDPKDLQQEIDDGEVEIPSA, from the coding sequence ATGTCGCCCAAATTGGACCCCTCTCAGGTGGTGGAGGTCTTCGTCCGCGTGACGGGAGGCGAGGTCAGCGCGGCGTCGTCGCTGGCCCCCAAGATCGGCCCGCTCTGTCTCTCCTCGAGGAAGATTGGTGAGGACATCGCAAAGGAGACCGCCAAGGACTGGAAGGGCCTCCGCGTCACCGTCAAGCTCACCATGCAGAACCGGCAGGCTAAGGTCTCCGTCGTCCCCTCCGCcgcggcgctcgtcatcaaggcgCCCAAGGAACCCGAGAGGGACAGGAAGAAGGTCAAGAACATCAAGCACAACGGCAGCATCAGCCTTGACGACGTCATTGAGATCACCAAGACCATGCGGCATAGGTCCATGGCCAAGGAGTTGGCCGGGACCGTCAAGGAGATCCTGGGGACCTACGTCAGCGTCGGGTGCACCGTCGATGGGAAGGACCCCAAGGACTTGCAGCAGGAGATCGATGATGGTGAGGTCGAGATCCCCTCAGCTTAA